The following proteins are encoded in a genomic region of Pseudodesulfovibrio mercurii:
- the pyrC gene encoding dihydroorotase: MSVTELTIRRPDDWHAHLRDGDMLRAVAEWTARDFGRAIVMPNVVPPATTVALADAYRRRVLDALPEGCDFTPLMTLYLTEATAPEEIDRAVASGFVKAVKLFPAGATTNSENGVRDMDRVMPVLERMAETGLVLSVHGEVTDPAVDVFDREAAYIDRVLDPLRRRLPELRIVIEHVTSARGVEYVLSAERNLAATITPHHLVLTRSHILSGGIHPHYYCLPVAKSPEDRRAVRRAAVSGDPRFFFGSDSAPHPDAAKLRPAGSAGIFNAPTALACVAAVFEEESSLEKLETFVALSGPAFYNLLASSSRITLRRSEQAVAFPDRIMTADGPVTVFDPGFPLHWRVVGRDGLDDSTF, encoded by the coding sequence ATGTCCGTGACGGAACTGACCATCCGGCGGCCGGACGACTGGCACGCCCACCTGCGCGACGGGGACATGCTCCGCGCCGTGGCCGAATGGACGGCGCGCGACTTCGGCCGGGCCATCGTCATGCCCAACGTGGTCCCGCCCGCGACCACCGTGGCCCTGGCGGACGCCTACCGCCGGCGGGTGCTCGACGCCCTGCCCGAGGGCTGCGATTTCACGCCGCTGATGACCCTCTATCTCACCGAGGCCACCGCCCCGGAGGAGATCGACCGGGCCGTGGCCTCGGGCTTCGTCAAGGCCGTGAAGCTCTTCCCGGCCGGGGCCACCACCAATTCCGAGAACGGCGTCCGGGACATGGACCGGGTCATGCCGGTCCTGGAGCGCATGGCCGAGACCGGGCTGGTCCTGTCCGTGCACGGCGAAGTGACCGACCCGGCCGTGGACGTCTTCGACCGCGAGGCGGCCTACATCGACCGGGTCCTGGACCCGCTCCGCCGCCGTCTGCCCGAGCTGCGCATCGTCATAGAGCACGTCACCTCGGCCCGGGGGGTCGAGTATGTCCTCTCGGCCGAGCGCAACCTGGCCGCGACCATCACCCCGCACCACCTGGTCCTGACCCGCAGCCACATCCTGTCCGGCGGCATCCACCCGCATTACTACTGCCTGCCCGTGGCCAAGAGTCCGGAGGACCGCCGCGCCGTGCGCCGGGCGGCCGTCTCCGGCGACCCCCGCTTCTTTTTCGGCTCGGATTCCGCGCCCCACCCCGACGCCGCCAAGCTGCGTCCGGCGGGCAGCGCGGGCATCTTCAACGCGCCCACGGCCCTGGCCTGCGTGGCGGCCGTCTTCGAGGAAGAGTCCAGCCTGGAGAAACTTGAGACGTTTGTTGCCCTGAGCGGCCCGGCCTTTTATAACCTGCTGGCGAGCTCATCCCGGATCACCCTCCGCAGGAGCGAACAGGCGGTCGCCTTCCCGGACCGGATCATGACCGCCGACGGCCCGGTGACCGTGTTCGATCCGGGCTTTCCCCTGCACTGGCGGGTGGTCGGCCGGGACGGGCTGGACGATTCAACATTTTAA
- a CDS encoding Zn-dependent hydrolase — MAVMKKSAPSGMAAHSPRKGAVPDAEAFARDLFDEAARLSPADVGISRPAYSATETRVLEALRERAEAWGLAVRADRGGNYHFALPDDMDAGRFAVVGSHVDSVHQGGNYDGLAGVAAGLLCLIRAKAAGQRFARPVRCIAMRAEESHWFGPCYIGSKGLTGQLTGAELAAVHRDDGRTLESHMRALGIDVDAIRAGRPLLDTASVLEYVELHIEQGPMLVEKRLPVAVVSGIRGNFRHRRITCLGEAGHSGAVPRAYRRDPVFALADLLSRLDDSWLTILQKGDDLVLTSGVVSTDPRTNSLSRIPDKVTFSFDCRSQSGAVLDGMREMLREEMHQVERARRVEFVLDDELSTAPALMDGKVIAGLRAAMARTGLEPFVMPSGGGHDAAVFANAGVPSGMIFVRNRNGSHNPDEALDVADFLLGAEVLYNHLLEGE; from the coding sequence ATGGCAGTGATGAAGAAATCCGCCCCGAGCGGAATGGCCGCTCATTCCCCCCGCAAGGGGGCCGTCCCCGACGCCGAGGCTTTCGCGCGCGACCTCTTCGACGAGGCGGCCCGCCTGAGCCCGGCCGACGTGGGCATCAGCCGCCCGGCCTACTCGGCCACCGAGACCCGCGTCCTCGAGGCCCTGCGCGAACGGGCCGAGGCCTGGGGCCTCGCGGTCCGGGCGGACCGGGGCGGCAACTATCATTTCGCCCTCCCTGACGACATGGACGCCGGGCGCTTCGCCGTGGTCGGCTCCCACGTGGATTCCGTGCACCAGGGCGGCAACTACGACGGGCTGGCCGGGGTGGCCGCCGGGCTGCTCTGCCTGATCCGGGCCAAGGCCGCCGGACAACGCTTCGCCCGCCCGGTCCGCTGCATCGCCATGCGGGCCGAGGAGAGCCACTGGTTCGGGCCGTGCTACATCGGATCCAAGGGGCTGACCGGCCAGCTGACCGGGGCCGAGCTGGCCGCCGTGCACCGGGACGACGGCCGGACCCTGGAGAGCCACATGCGCGCCCTCGGCATCGACGTGGACGCCATCCGGGCGGGCCGCCCGCTGCTGGACACGGCCTCCGTGCTCGAATACGTCGAGCTGCACATCGAGCAGGGCCCCATGCTGGTCGAAAAGCGTCTGCCCGTGGCCGTGGTCTCGGGCATCCGGGGCAACTTCCGCCACCGCAGGATCACCTGCCTCGGCGAGGCCGGGCACTCCGGGGCCGTGCCCCGGGCCTACCGCCGCGATCCGGTCTTCGCCCTGGCCGACCTCCTCTCCCGGCTGGACGACAGCTGGCTGACCATCCTCCAGAAGGGCGACGACCTGGTCCTGACCTCGGGGGTGGTCTCCACGGACCCGAGGACCAACTCCCTGTCACGCATCCCGGACAAGGTGACCTTCAGCTTCGACTGCCGCAGCCAGAGCGGCGCGGTCCTGGACGGCATGCGCGAGATGCTCCGCGAGGAGATGCACCAGGTGGAGCGGGCCCGGAGGGTCGAGTTCGTCCTGGACGACGAGCTGTCCACGGCCCCGGCCCTGATGGACGGCAAGGTCATCGCCGGGCTCAGGGCGGCCATGGCCCGGACGGGCCTGGAACCCTTCGTCATGCCGTCCGGCGGCGGCCACGACGCGGCCGTCTTCGCCAACGCGGGCGTGCCCTCAGGAATGATTTTCGTGCGCAACCGCAACGGGTCGCACAACCCGGACGAGGCCCTGGACGTCGCGGACTTCCTCCTGGGGGCCGAGGTCCTGTACAACCATCTGCTGGAGGGGGAATGA
- a CDS encoding TRAP transporter large permease → MLVLIILLAVLLLFAGFEMFLVLGWPALLIKSSFYATIPNPAIIQKLVGGINHTTLLAIPFFILAAHLMGSGQIAKQLTNCVKLLIGRTPGGVGHTVVGGSMAFGSVSGSAPATVAAMGGMLYPEMRKSGFSEKFSLGLIVSSAETALLIPPSITFIIYGWITGTSIAKLFAGGIAVGLFLGLAFSVMVWLEAKRKGIARSERTSFADKLKGIRAAGWALGMPVIILGGIYSGVFTPTEAAAVSVVYAVIVESLVYREFTWKKLFDVVEKSAVSTAIIFVLLAVGGLLSFFVTLGQVPTHITNFLDAAHAGPVAFLIFVNICFLIAGMFIDPNSAQLILVPPLFPVATALGVDPVHFGMIVTLNISLGMITPPFGLDIFVAASTLGKPVMSIIQGVWPFVIVNILVLLVVTYVPDLSLFIPRLIFN, encoded by the coding sequence ATGCTTGTTCTCATCATCCTTCTGGCGGTGCTCCTGCTCTTCGCGGGGTTCGAGATGTTCCTCGTCCTCGGCTGGCCCGCCCTGCTCATCAAGTCGTCCTTCTACGCGACCATCCCGAACCCGGCCATCATCCAGAAGCTCGTGGGCGGCATCAACCACACCACCCTGCTGGCCATCCCGTTCTTCATCCTGGCCGCCCACCTGATGGGCTCCGGCCAGATCGCCAAGCAGCTGACCAACTGCGTCAAGCTGCTCATCGGCCGGACGCCCGGCGGCGTCGGCCACACCGTGGTCGGCGGGTCCATGGCCTTCGGCTCGGTCTCGGGTTCCGCGCCCGCCACCGTGGCCGCCATGGGCGGCATGCTCTACCCCGAGATGCGCAAGAGCGGCTTTTCCGAGAAGTTCAGCCTGGGGCTGATCGTCTCCAGCGCCGAGACCGCCCTGCTCATTCCGCCCTCCATCACCTTCATCATCTACGGCTGGATCACGGGCACCTCCATCGCCAAGCTCTTCGCGGGCGGCATCGCCGTGGGCCTGTTCCTCGGCCTGGCCTTCTCGGTCATGGTCTGGCTTGAGGCCAAGCGCAAGGGCATCGCCCGCAGCGAAAGGACCTCCTTCGCGGACAAGCTCAAGGGCATCCGGGCCGCGGGCTGGGCCCTGGGCATGCCGGTGATCATCCTGGGCGGCATCTATTCCGGCGTGTTCACGCCCACCGAGGCCGCCGCCGTGAGCGTGGTCTACGCGGTCATCGTCGAGTCCCTGGTGTACCGCGAGTTCACCTGGAAGAAGCTCTTCGACGTGGTCGAGAAGAGCGCCGTGTCCACGGCCATCATCTTCGTCCTCCTGGCCGTGGGCGGGCTGCTGTCCTTCTTCGTCACCCTGGGCCAGGTGCCCACGCACATCACCAACTTCCTGGACGCCGCCCACGCAGGGCCCGTCGCCTTCCTCATCTTCGTCAACATCTGCTTCCTCATCGCGGGCATGTTCATCGACCCCAACTCCGCGCAGCTGATCCTGGTGCCGCCCCTGTTCCCGGTGGCCACGGCCCTGGGCGTGGACCCGGTGCACTTCGGCATGATCGTCACCCTGAACATCAGCCTGGGCATGATCACGCCGCCCTTCGGCCTGGACATCTTCGTGGCCGCGTCCACCCTGGGCAAGCCGGTCATGAGCATCATCCAGGGCGTCTGGCCCTTCGTGATCGTGAACATCCTGGTCCTGCTGGTGGTCACCTACGTGCCGGACCTGTCCCTGTTCATTCCCCGGCTCATCTTCAACTGA
- a CDS encoding TRAP transporter small permease — MFLLNLLRRIERVFLVSTFSLMVVLFFMNVVAREVGGEMASNLSWVEEAVRLMNLFLVFGALGIALERGMHVGIDTFRDRLPAGIRKPLLKVIDLSGLCFCAYLVWQGYVLVKFVLGTGQTSPTLGMRMGWIYLAPVMGFTLLGLRYFLSLIGFIDRFGQNKSEEEAA; from the coding sequence ATGTTTCTTCTCAATTTGTTGCGTAGGATAGAACGGGTCTTCCTCGTCAGCACGTTTTCCCTCATGGTCGTCCTGTTCTTCATGAACGTGGTGGCCAGGGAGGTGGGCGGAGAAATGGCGAGCAACCTGTCCTGGGTCGAAGAAGCGGTCCGCCTCATGAATCTCTTCCTGGTCTTCGGCGCGCTGGGCATCGCCCTGGAGCGCGGCATGCACGTCGGGATCGACACGTTCAGGGACCGGCTCCCGGCCGGTATCCGCAAACCGCTGCTCAAGGTCATCGACCTGTCCGGCCTGTGCTTTTGCGCCTATCTCGTCTGGCAGGGGTACGTCCTGGTCAAGTTCGTCCTGGGCACCGGCCAGACCAGCCCGACCCTGGGCATGCGCATGGGCTGGATCTACCTGGCCCCGGTCATGGGCTTCACCCTGCTGGGCCTGCGCTATTTCCTGAGCCTCATCGGCTTCATCGACCGGTTCGGACAGAACAAGTCCGAGGAGGAGGCCGCGTAA
- a CDS encoding TRAP transporter substrate-binding protein has protein sequence MKFHSRSISKLFIGFAVFAMAAVFCANAQAATYVAKIGHLESAQQSRNTLLVKVAQLVKERTNGDVEFQIYPQGQLGGQRQMNEGVQLGTLEGTVAPAAFLGGFNPMVSILDVPYLYPDDDARSQQLRESKFGQMLLDSFADKGVAAITIWPNGRKCFSSNKPIDTPDDFKGQKFRVMDSKILIEQFKALGASAIALPFSELYTALQTGVVDGEENPLDTIQRMKYFEVQKNFVISYHGLMEDFVLFNQMWWSSLPENYRTIIRDAFREVIPELVAHKAKSVAAALEDIKSHGVNVRVLSADEKAEFRAKMFKPSMDVFLSKTGDQGKKLFEVYTEEYDKIMK, from the coding sequence ATGAAATTTCATTCCCGGTCTATTTCAAAATTGTTCATAGGTTTCGCGGTCTTCGCCATGGCCGCCGTCTTCTGCGCCAACGCGCAGGCGGCGACCTACGTGGCCAAGATCGGCCACCTGGAGTCCGCCCAGCAGTCCCGCAACACCCTGCTGGTCAAGGTCGCCCAGCTGGTCAAGGAACGCACCAACGGCGACGTGGAGTTCCAGATCTACCCCCAGGGCCAGCTCGGCGGTCAGCGCCAGATGAACGAGGGCGTCCAGCTCGGCACCCTTGAAGGCACGGTCGCCCCGGCCGCGTTCCTGGGCGGGTTCAACCCCATGGTCTCCATCCTGGACGTGCCCTACTTGTACCCGGATGACGACGCCCGCTCCCAGCAGTTGCGCGAGAGCAAGTTCGGCCAGATGTTGCTCGACAGCTTCGCCGACAAGGGTGTGGCCGCCATCACCATCTGGCCCAACGGCCGCAAGTGCTTCTCGTCCAACAAGCCCATCGACACCCCCGACGACTTCAAGGGTCAGAAGTTCCGGGTCATGGACTCCAAGATCCTGATCGAACAGTTCAAGGCCCTGGGCGCCTCGGCCATCGCCCTGCCGTTCAGCGAGCTCTACACCGCCCTGCAGACCGGCGTGGTCGACGGCGAGGAGAACCCCCTCGATACCATCCAGCGCATGAAGTACTTCGAGGTCCAGAAGAACTTCGTCATCTCCTACCACGGCCTGATGGAAGACTTCGTGCTCTTCAACCAGATGTGGTGGTCCAGCCTGCCCGAGAACTACCGGACCATCATCCGCGACGCCTTCCGGGAAGTCATCCCCGAGCTGGTGGCCCACAAGGCCAAGTCCGTGGCCGCCGCCCTGGAGGACATCAAGTCCCACGGCGTGAACGTCCGCGTCCTCTCCGCCGACGAGAAGGCCGAGTTCCGCGCCAAGATGTTCAAGCCGTCCATGGACGTCTTCCTGTCCAAGACGGGCGACCAGGGCAAGAAGCTCTTCGAGGTCTACACCGAAGAGTACGACAAGATCATGAAGTAG
- a CDS encoding helix-turn-helix domain-containing protein: MISQSESIAHLGERLRAYRIGKNLTPENVAQRTGISRAAIYRYESGQPIRVDVLGKIADLLQVSLESLLGVGVEYCSSALAFFERMRQLEETAEQLSVLFGPISYLLTTDDYDWVLADVLAESIPLDVDDRAQSLLEIEKILKILKARKKSYRERRPHIISLISAAELEYFCKTGFIGCNNPQGVDLEDRVRTAKREVLNIIDLLREQPMGVQIGVLVDSAPGASFQIFKQANHSEVAVSPYKLGSFANIRIGVATISSAPESIRLHNDLTRQLWDRSLKGESAARYLRDAIGL; encoded by the coding sequence ATGATCTCTCAATCCGAATCCATCGCGCACCTGGGGGAACGGCTCCGGGCTTACAGAATAGGGAAAAACCTGACGCCGGAGAACGTGGCCCAGCGGACAGGCATCTCCCGCGCGGCCATATACCGGTATGAATCCGGCCAGCCCATCCGTGTGGACGTGCTGGGCAAGATCGCCGACCTGCTCCAGGTGTCCCTGGAATCGCTCCTCGGGGTCGGCGTGGAATACTGTTCCTCGGCCCTGGCGTTTTTCGAGCGCATGCGCCAGCTGGAGGAGACCGCCGAGCAGCTGAGCGTCCTCTTCGGGCCCATCTCCTATCTGTTGACCACGGACGACTACGACTGGGTGCTGGCCGACGTGCTGGCCGAGAGCATCCCGCTGGACGTGGACGACCGGGCCCAGTCCCTTCTGGAGATCGAGAAGATTCTCAAGATTTTGAAGGCCAGGAAGAAAAGCTACCGGGAGCGCAGGCCGCACATCATTAGCCTGATCTCGGCGGCCGAACTCGAATATTTCTGCAAGACCGGCTTCATCGGCTGCAACAACCCGCAGGGCGTGGACCTGGAGGACCGGGTGCGCACGGCCAAGCGCGAGGTCCTGAACATCATCGACCTGCTCCGGGAGCAGCCCATGGGCGTGCAGATCGGGGTGCTGGTCGATTCCGCGCCGGGGGCCAGCTTCCAGATCTTCAAGCAGGCCAACCATTCCGAGGTCGCGGTCAGCCCCTACAAGCTGGGCTCCTTCGCCAACATCCGCATCGGCGTGGCCACCATCTCCTCGGCCCCGGAATCCATCCGGCTGCACAACGACCTGACCCGCCAGCTCTGGGACCGCAGCCTGAAGGGCGAAAGCGCCGCCCGCTACCTGCGGGACGCCATCGGCCTCTAG
- a CDS encoding NifB/NifX family molybdenum-iron cluster-binding protein has protein sequence MKIAVPSTRPGLDGNVAHRLGVAAHLVLVESDDMSFETFPGPPVSAGPGAGVAVMALAVEQGARVLLAGHVAPHITAALERRGIEVVQGASGTVSQAVAAYLAAGEAGDAPGAASVDSSASSDVSAPEAAHPWREAAKKGVRQFYAMVPRLIGVILLLGLLRGFVSQEALFALFAGAPLPDALWGAVLGSVMVGNPVNSYVIGESLLKAGVSLAGVLALMMAWVTVGLIQLPVEAEALGMRFAVVRNLAGFVMAVLLAFAVGSWW, from the coding sequence GTGAAGATCGCCGTTCCCTCCACCCGGCCCGGACTGGACGGGAACGTGGCCCACCGCCTGGGGGTTGCCGCCCATCTGGTCCTGGTCGAGTCCGACGACATGTCCTTCGAGACCTTTCCCGGTCCGCCGGTCTCGGCCGGTCCCGGCGCCGGGGTCGCGGTCATGGCCCTGGCCGTGGAGCAGGGCGCGCGGGTCCTGCTGGCGGGCCACGTGGCCCCGCACATCACGGCGGCCCTGGAACGGCGCGGCATCGAGGTGGTCCAGGGCGCGTCCGGCACCGTGTCCCAGGCCGTGGCCGCGTACCTGGCGGCCGGGGAGGCCGGGGACGCACCCGGCGCCGCATCCGTCGATTCCTCCGCGTCTTCCGATGTTTCCGCGCCCGAGGCGGCCCACCCGTGGCGCGAGGCCGCGAAAAAGGGGGTGCGCCAGTTCTACGCCATGGTCCCGCGCCTGATCGGGGTCATCCTGCTGCTCGGGCTGCTCCGGGGGTTCGTCAGCCAGGAGGCCCTGTTCGCGCTGTTCGCGGGCGCGCCCCTCCCGGACGCCCTGTGGGGCGCGGTGCTGGGCAGCGTCATGGTCGGCAACCCGGTCAACAGCTACGTCATCGGGGAGAGTTTGCTCAAGGCCGGGGTGAGCCTGGCCGGGGTCCTGGCCCTGATGATGGCCTGGGTCACGGTGGGGCTGATTCAGCTGCCCGTGGAGGCCGAGGCCCTGGGCATGCGCTTCGCCGTGGTCCGCAACCTGGCGGGGTTCGTCATGGCCGTGCTGCTGGCCTTTGCCGTGGGCTCGTGGTGGTGA
- a CDS encoding GlcG/HbpS family heme-binding protein, whose translation MRKMILSAVLVCCVTLFAAPVFAGEPVKTLPGDITLVQAQAILKAALEKAVAIKIPMNIAIVDAGGNLKAFYRQEDAFLGSIDISIKKAITARYFNMTTRTLGAASVPGQPLYGIEASNNGLILFAGGVPLVDKNNVVIGAIGVSGGTVDEDESVAMAGAAVIK comes from the coding sequence ATGCGTAAAATGATTCTTTCCGCCGTGCTTGTCTGTTGCGTCACCCTGTTCGCCGCGCCCGTGTTCGCGGGAGAGCCGGTCAAGACCCTGCCGGGGGACATCACCCTGGTCCAGGCCCAGGCCATTCTCAAGGCCGCCCTGGAAAAAGCCGTGGCGATCAAGATTCCCATGAACATCGCCATCGTTGACGCCGGGGGCAACCTCAAGGCCTTCTACCGCCAGGAAGACGCCTTCCTCGGCAGCATCGACATCTCCATCAAGAAGGCCATCACGGCCCGGTACTTCAACATGACCACCCGGACCCTGGGCGCGGCCTCCGTGCCCGGCCAGCCCCTGTACGGCATCGAGGCCAGCAACAACGGCCTGATCCTGTTCGCGGGCGGCGTGCCGCTGGTCGACAAGAACAACGTGGTCATCGGCGCCATCGGCGTGTCCGGCGGCACCGTTGACGAGGACGAGAGCGTGGCCATGGCCGGCGCCGCTGTCATCAAGTAG
- a CDS encoding metal ABC transporter solute-binding protein, Zn/Mn family: protein MAVSHLKKMVLLTVFGLVLTWAGSASAEGGVRAFVSILPQQYFVERIGGDLVDVSVLVLPGANPHMYEPTPRQMTALTKAQVYFAIGVNLEDVWLPKLADANRDMLVVRTQEGVEKLPMAAHHHDEEGGHEGEAAHDGDHEHGILDPHIWLDPVRVRTIARNTCAGLVRADAAHRDVYEANLAAFLKELDELNASIDKTLSALPADKRTFMVFHPSWGYFAKRYGLTQVAIEAGGSEPSPRHLAEIVEHGRELGVSVVFVQPQFSRRSADVIASELKAKVVPLDPLAADWKDNLLHAAQAFDQALR from the coding sequence ATGGCGGTTTCTCATCTGAAGAAAATGGTACTGTTGACGGTGTTCGGGCTGGTCCTGACCTGGGCCGGGTCCGCGTCGGCCGAGGGCGGGGTGCGGGCGTTCGTATCCATCCTGCCGCAACAATATTTCGTGGAGCGCATCGGCGGGGACCTGGTGGACGTGAGCGTGCTGGTCCTGCCCGGGGCCAACCCGCACATGTACGAGCCCACCCCGAGGCAGATGACCGCCCTGACCAAGGCGCAGGTCTACTTCGCCATCGGTGTCAACCTGGAGGACGTCTGGCTGCCCAAGCTGGCCGACGCCAACCGCGACATGCTCGTGGTCCGCACCCAGGAGGGCGTGGAGAAGCTGCCCATGGCCGCCCATCATCATGACGAGGAGGGCGGGCACGAGGGCGAGGCCGCGCACGACGGGGATCACGAGCACGGCATCCTCGATCCGCACATCTGGCTCGATCCCGTGCGGGTGCGGACCATCGCCCGGAACACCTGCGCCGGGCTGGTCCGCGCCGATGCGGCCCACCGCGACGTGTACGAGGCCAACCTGGCCGCGTTCCTCAAGGAACTGGACGAGCTGAATGCGTCCATCGATAAGACCCTGTCGGCCCTCCCGGCGGACAAGCGGACCTTCATGGTCTTCCACCCGTCCTGGGGCTATTTCGCCAAGCGCTACGGCCTGACCCAGGTGGCCATCGAGGCGGGCGGCAGCGAGCCGAGCCCCCGGCATCTGGCCGAGATCGTCGAGCACGGCCGGGAACTGGGCGTGTCCGTGGTTTTTGTCCAGCCGCAGTTCTCGCGGCGCAGCGCCGACGTCATCGCCTCGGAGCTCAAGGCCAAGGTGGTGCCCCTCGACCCTCTGGCCGCGGACTGGAAGGACAACCTGCTGCACGCGGCCCAGGCCTTTGACCAGGCCCTGCGCTAG
- a CDS encoding Fur family transcriptional regulator translates to MTQHDTAGAAREFLERTGLEPTLNRILVLSAVAAHHRPVTAAEVHSHILREHRINRVTVYRILDLLADRGAVNRFNSGERAQHYCVGGNHSHFHCTGCGRVQCIANEDLHFDETAVANALNLAVSHVDLHLEGLCPDCARAAG, encoded by the coding sequence ATGACTCAGCACGACACGGCCGGGGCCGCCCGGGAATTCCTGGAGCGGACCGGCCTGGAACCGACCCTCAACCGCATCCTGGTCCTGTCCGCCGTGGCCGCGCACCACCGGCCCGTGACCGCCGCCGAGGTCCATTCCCATATCCTGCGCGAGCACCGGATCAACCGGGTCACGGTCTACCGCATCCTCGACCTGCTGGCCGACAGGGGCGCGGTCAACCGCTTCAACTCGGGCGAACGCGCCCAGCACTACTGCGTGGGCGGCAACCACAGCCACTTCCATTGCACCGGCTGCGGCCGCGTCCAGTGCATCGCCAACGAGGACCTGCACTTCGACGAGACCGCCGTGGCCAACGCCCTGAACCTGGCCGTCAGCCACGTGGACCTCCACCTCGAAGGCCTCTGCCCCGACTGCGCCCGCGCAGCGGGGTAG
- a CDS encoding YkgJ family cysteine cluster protein, which yields MQIPTTNEPQCRRCGQCCRSGGPALHVQDLPLIQDGTIPLADIVTLRAGEWVFDQPAQNVVPLETEMLKIKGRDGGWTCIYLSPESNLCAVYATRPAECEALFCEDTGPLQAMYARDRLTRADLLPEGHPLRELMAEHDRRCDPRRMEALAQAAREGDREAGESLKEMVVYDMELRRLVPEKSGMAPELNDFLFGRPLRVLLGAMNVKVYDTGDTVRFNFQA from the coding sequence TTGCAAATTCCAACCACAAACGAACCGCAATGCCGACGTTGCGGGCAGTGCTGCCGCAGCGGCGGCCCGGCCCTGCACGTGCAGGATCTCCCGCTCATCCAGGACGGCACCATCCCCCTGGCCGACATCGTCACCCTGCGCGCCGGTGAATGGGTCTTCGACCAGCCCGCCCAGAACGTCGTCCCCCTCGAGACCGAGATGCTCAAGATCAAGGGCCGCGACGGCGGCTGGACCTGCATCTATCTGAGCCCAGAGAGCAACCTCTGCGCCGTGTACGCCACCCGGCCCGCCGAGTGCGAGGCCCTGTTCTGCGAGGACACCGGACCGCTTCAGGCCATGTACGCCAGGGACCGGCTGACCCGCGCCGACCTCCTGCCCGAAGGCCACCCTCTGCGCGAACTCATGGCCGAGCACGACCGCCGCTGCGATCCCCGCCGCATGGAGGCGCTGGCCCAGGCCGCCCGGGAAGGCGACCGCGAGGCCGGCGAATCGCTCAAGGAAATGGTCGTCTACGACATGGAGCTGCGCCGCCTGGTCCCGGAGAAGTCGGGCATGGCCCCGGAGCTGAACGACTTCCTCTTCGGCCGCCCCCTGCGCGTCCTGCTCGGGGCCATGAACGTCAAGGTCTATGACACGGGCGACACGGTCCGCTTCAACTTCCAAGCCTAG